CACCCGCTCGTCGTCGGTAGCAAAAACCTCGTCGAATGTGCCGGTGCGTTGAAACTGTCCGTCAAGCAGCATGGCTATCCTGTCGCCGGTTTGTTTGGCGCAGGTTAAATCATGCGTAATGATGATGGATGATGTGTTGTAGCGTTGCTGAACCTCGTTAATCAAATCATTGATCTCGATACAGGTAATGGGGTCCAAACCGGCTGTTGGTTCATCGTACAGCATAATTTCGGGGTTGAGGATTAGCGTGCGGGCGATGCCTATCCGTTTACGCTGCCCGCCCGAAAGTTCGGATGGCATCTGGTTAATGGTTTGCGATAGGCCTACAGCATCAAGCACGGTTTCCACATTTTTATTGATCTCGCCTTTGGTAAGATTACGGCGGTTGCGTACCAAGGGAAACTCGAGGTTTTTGCGTACCGTCATGCTATCGTACAAAGCACTGTTCTGAAATGAAAAGCCTATCCTGATGCGCAGCGCCTGTAACTCATCATCGCTGATGGTGGCAATATTGCGCCCCAAAACTTCCACTTCGCCTTCATCGGGCTTTAACAAACCCGATATGATTTTGATTAATACAGATTTACCGGTGCCTGATCTGCCAAGTACCACAAGGTTCTCGCCCTGGTAAAGATCAAGGTCGATACCGCGAAGCACGGCATAATCCTGGAAAGCTTTTTTCAAGCCCCTGATGCTGATAACCGGGTTGGTATGATCTACCTTTATTGCTTCCTTTTTCATAATCAATTAATTAGCGGAACCAGCCGGTTATTTGTACAATAATAACTTCCTCTATAAATACCAAAAACATGGCGGTAATTACAGCGCCGTTGGCGGCCTTACCTACACCTTCAGTACCCTTGTTTGAATAATAGCCCTGGTAACAGCCCACTATACCTATAGTAAACCCAAATACGATTGATTTGATGAGCGATGCCACAAAATCGGTAAAGGTTAGCGGTTCAAATACTTCCTGGATAAAAGTTGTCCAGGTGGTGCCTTCATTTTGCGTTACGTTTAAGTAGCCGCCAAATAAGGCAACAAAGCCGGTATAGGTTGATAGGATAGGGATAGTGAGCGTAGTAGCCAGCACGCGGGTACACACCAAAAATTTAAAAGGTTTGGTACCTGATACTTCCATGGCATCAATCTGCTCGGTTACACGCATGGAGCCTAACTCGGCACCAATGCTTGATCCTACCTTGCCCGATGCTATCAGCGCGGTAACCAAAGGTGCCAGCGCCCGCATAATAGCGATAGATACCAGTGATGGTAACCACGATTCGGCACCAAATTGCGATAGCGACGGCCTTGATTGCTTTGTAAATATCACACCTACTATAAAGCCGGTTACCGATATCAGCGTAAACGAACGTACGCCCACCTCGTAGCACTGGCGTATAACCTCTTTCAACTCAAACGGAGGCACAAAAGCTTCCCTGAAAAAGCGGAATATGAACTTGTTGATATTGTAAAGGGTTACAAAAAAGTCGGCAAAGCTTTGTTTAAGCTTTGATACTTTTTTTTGTGGTGCCTTTGTTATGCTTTGCGTGTTGTCCATTAAAAAATGTACTGCTGTTTTGCGTTTATGGTTAATCTACAAAAAATGGCTCATCTTGTTTGCTTGCCTGGCTAATTGTCAAACCTGTTGCTTATAGGTTAGGAGGCACCTACGGAGCCTTGATGTTTCTATATGTCTTTCTACAAACATGGTACTCCTACGGAGTTTGACTGCTGTGTTCGAACTCCGTAGGAGTACCATGTTTGTAGCTTATAACAAACGTATAATTTGGCTCCGTAGGTGCCTCCTGTTTTCGGCGAGGCTTTCGGAGTTATTTATCGAATACTGTTTGTTAACTTTTTAAACCTATTTAATAACACCCCTCTCAATTATAAAATTGAAAGAAAAGTATCATCTGTTTTTGCCGTATTTTGTTGATTTTGTGTTTGTTTTGCTGATATTCTGGTTAATTTAAAATCAAATATTGTAAAAAAAGTATTATATCTTACCCATGTATTAAATTACATTTGATATTAAGCCAATTATAAACCGTTGCTACAAATTTGAGCCTGTAAAAGGTTTGAATAATAAGCGGGCAAATTATCAAATACAGTATTACCGGCGGGTTAAATTATAGCTAAATAAACCTTTGACCATTTGGGTTAAAAGTTAAAACTCAATTTGCCTGCAAACCTAAAAGTTTAAAATTTTAATAGCGTAGCACCGCTCTAAAATTATAGTTGATGAAGTGTAAAATTTTGATTGTTTACTTTATAACGCTGCTTTCCCCGGCATTATTGGTGGCGCAATCAAACGCGTTCAGGTTTTCACGGCTGGATATTACCAATGGTTTATCGCATAACCAGGTAAACTGTATTTATAAAGATACTAAAGGTTTTATGTGGTTCGGTACTCTTTCGGGCCTTAATAAATATGATGGCTACACCTTTAAAACCTATAAACATGCCGCCAATGATACCACCACTATCGACGATGATTACGTGGTAAGCATAACCCCTGGCCCGGAAAATAAACTATGGATAGAAACGCGTACGGGTTTTAACCTTTATGATCCAGCCACCGAAAAATTTAGCCGTAACACCCGGGATTTTCTGTACAAAATAAAACTGTACGATCCATACATAGCGGCTATCAAGCACGATAGGTTTGATCATTTCTGGTTTTTGCACCATAACAAAGGCAGGGGGATTTATAAGTATGATCCTGTAACAACCAAACTCATCAACCTAACGCATAAAGAGAATGATAGTAGTTCGATCTCCTCGGATATGGTTACTGATCTTTCTGTCGATTCGAAAGGGAATATCTGGGTAATATCCAATAGCGGGGTGTTGGAACGTCTCGATCCTAAAACATATCAGGTAAATTACCGAAAAGCGCTGGGCCAATTACCCCAGGGCTTAAGTTCATCGTACAAAATTTATATCGATAAGCAGGATGATATCTGGGCATTTGTACCAAGCTATTCATCGGGCGTGTTTTATTTGGATATGCGGAAAGGCATATTTAAGCATTTAGGCAAGGGCGCGGCGGGTGCGGGATTAAATACCGATGTGGTATCGGATGTGGTGCAGGATGATAACAACCGGATGTGGATCTCTACCGATCACGGGGGCATCAATTTGTTGAACAAAAACGATTTCAATATCAGTTACTTATTAAACCGTGAGGATGATAATAAAACCGTTGGTCAAAACAGCGTTACCTGTGTTTATAAAGATAATACCGGCATAGTTTGGTGTGGTACTTATAAACGCGGGGTAAGCTATTATCACCCAAACGTTATAAAATTTGCCACCTACACCCATCATTTAAGCGATCCGAACAGTTTGCCTTTTAGCGATGTAAACAATTTTGCCGAGGATAAGCACGGCAATATCTGGATAGGGACTAATGGCGGCGGCCTTATTTACTGGAACCGCAAAGCCAATAGCTTTAAGCAATACCTGCATAACGCTGCCGACGATAAAAGCCTTACCAATAACGTAATTGTAACCATGCTGCTTGACCATGAAGGTAAGCTATGGATAGGTACCTACTACGGCGGGTTGGATTGTTACGATGGTAAAACTTTTAAGCACTACCGCCACCAGGATGGCGCAGCCAACAGTATTTCCGAAAACCGGGTCTGCTCGCTGATGGAAGATAAGGCGGGTGACCTCTGGGTGGGTACGCTATCCGCAGGCTTAAATAAGCTGAATGCCCGGCGCGAGGTAGTGGCCAATTACAAGTTTGATGGCGATATCAACAAAAACAGCATTCACTCCAATTATATAAGCGCCCTGATGCAGGATAGGCGTGGTAATATTTGGATAGTAACGGCTTATGGGGTTGATGTGCTGATGAACGGCACTAACCAGTTTGTACATCATCTGCAAAATGATAAAGACGCTAATAGCCTGGTAAACAATAACACCAACAATATACTGGAAGATAGCCATGGCCTCATCTGGATCAGCACCCGCGAGGGGCTTAATGTTTATAATCCGGATACTAAAAAGTTTATCTCGTTAACCAAACAAGATGGTTTGCCGGATAATACTACGATTGATTTGCGCGAAGATGAAAGTCATAATATTTGGGTGAGCACGCCGAACGGGTTATCCAACATTTTGGTAGACAGGAACAGCCCGGCACTTAAATTTCATTTCATAAATTATAATGAACTGGATGGTTTGCAAGGCCGTGAGTTTTCTGAAAACTCATCCGGCAAAACGCGGGAGGGTGAGTTGATCTTCGGTGGCGGTAATGGCTTTAATATTTTTAAACCCTCGGCCCTAAAATTTGATAAAAGCACATCAAACCTGCTCTTTACCGATTTTCAGTTGTTTGATAAAAGCCTGGAGGTGGGGGAGAAGGTGAACGGTAGGGTGATATTGCCGCAGTCGATCTCCCAATTAAAAGAGATCACACTCAATTATAACCAAAACGTATTTTCGATAGAGTTTGCCGCGCTTACCTACTTTAATCCGGACAAGGTGAAGTTGCAATACGCTATGGATGGCTTTTACGATGGCTGGATAACGGTTGATAATAAACTGCGCAAAGCAACCTATAACCTCGAACCCGGCGATTATACTTTTAAAGTACGTGCGGCGGGTAACGAGTTTTGGAAAGGCGGCCAGATTGTGTTGCATATTAAAGTATTGCCGCCGTTTTGGAAAACAACCTGGGCCTACGCCGCTTATGGGCTGATTTTTATCGGCGTGTTATTCTATTTCCGCCAGCGTGGTATACGGAAAATAAGGGAGCAGTTTTCGATAGAAAAAGAACGCGAGGAAGCACAGCGCATGCACGAACTTGATTTAATGAAGATCAAATTCTTCACCAACGTAAGCCACGAGTTCCGTACCCCGCTGGCCCTGATCATGGCCCCGGTTGATAAAATATTGAAACAGGTAAGTGATGTTGATACCCGCCGCCAGCTAATAATGATCACCCGCAATGCCAAGCGCCTGCTTAACCTGGTTAACCAGCTGATGGATTTCAGGAAGATGGAGTACCAGGAGTTGAAGTTGTATACCCGGAGTGGCGATATTATTGGGTTTATTAAAGATCTGTCGTGGTCGTTTACGGATATCGCGGAGCAAAAGCATATTAAGTTTGTGTTTGACACTGATACGGATAGTTTTATCACCAGTTTTGATCATGATAAAATAGAGCGCATCTTGTTTAACCTGTTATCCAATGCCTATAAGTTTACGCATGAGGGCGGGCAGGTAAGCGTGTTATTGAGTTTGAAAGATGCTGTAGAAAGCGGTGAGCATCAGTTGGAGATCAGGGTGATTGATACCGGTATCGGTATCCCTTCGGATAAGCAAAACCGAATCTTCGACCCGTTTTTTCAGAACGATATTCCCGGCTCTATGTTAAACCAGGGTAGCGGTATAGGCCTCTCTATCACCAAAGAATTTGTAAGGTTACACAATGGTGAAATCTCTGTAGAAAGCGAAAACGGGCAGGGTAGCTGCTTCACCGTGCTGTTGCCCCTCCAGCAGCTCGACGAAAAACTGTTTACCGATACCGGCAACCTGCTGCACCATCAAATTGAATTTCTGGTAGAACCGGAAGCCTCAAAAACTAATCAATCCAAAGAAAACCGCGACTGCAAAAAGCCGACAGTTTTACTGATAGAAGACAATGAAGATTTTAGATTTTATATTAAAGATAACCTGAAGGATGCTTTCAATATCATCGAAGCAGAAAACGGTAAAAAAGGTTGGCAGAAAGCCCTTGCCCAACATCCTAACCTTGTTGTAAGCGATATCAGCATGCCCGAAATGAACGGCATCGACCTGTGCCGTAAAATAAAAGCCGACACCCGTACCTCACACATCCCCGTAATATTGCTAACTGCCCAAACCGGCGAAGAACAGCAAATTAAAGGCCTGGAAACCGGGGCTACCGATTATATGACCAAGCCTTTCAACTTCGAGATCCTGCACTCCAAAATAAAAAACATCCTCAATCAGCAGGAAAAAATGCGCAAAACCTACCAGAAGCAGGTGGATGTAACGCCAACCGAGCTACAGGTTGATTCGCCGGAGGAGGCTTTCATTAAAAAGGTTTTGCTGTTGATAGATGCCAATATCTCCAATCCCAATTTCTCGGTAGAGGAACTGAGCAGCGATATGTTTGTGAGCCGATATACCCTCTACAAAAAAATCCTGCAAATGACGGGCAAAACCCCTAACGAACTGGTGCGCTCCATGCGCCTGAAACGGGCCGCGCAATTGTTGGAGACCGGCCACCTTACCATCTCGCAAATTTGCCACAAGGTGGGCTTTAAAAGCCAAAAGTATTTTGTGCGGACTTTTAAGGCTGAATTTAACAGCATACCGTCGAAGTATGTGGCGGAGTCTGAACCATGATTTTTTTTCTGGGATTACACCGATTGATTTTTTGATTACACCGATTTTTTTTCTGAACCGGGATTTGGGTGGATTTTAGATTGGGCAGGATTTTGTTTGCCCGGTTGTTACTATAAATTTATCCACTATCTGCCGCGGGTTTAGCGATAGCGTAACCCGTGGTGTACAATGGCTAAAGTTTTCAACTTTAGTCCCCAATCTCAAGGATGCTTATTCTATACGGACTGGTCGAAGTTTAGCGATAGCGTAACTTCGTCCTAAACTGTGTTAAGCTTTCAGCTTAACTTTATACTCCCCTGCAGACGCTCGGCTGGAGCCCATAGCCGTTAACTTAAGGATTTTTTTGTCGAAGAAAATTTGAAAAGAGAATAATGCGAGGCTTCGCCGTAGGGCAAAACCAATTAGATTTTCCCATATTTGTATAGTTTTAATATTTATTGAAAAGGCGGTTTGTTTCCAGGCAAGACCGCCTTTTCTTGTATAAATATAACACTTTTTTTCAGACGAAGTGCTTTTTGCTAAGGGAAAAGCTCCTTTCATTTTTGATAAAAGTAGATTCGTTTCAGATTATTCGGATACCCTGAATAGTTCCATCTGCTCGGTTATTAAGGCTGATAAAATTGCTGAACTCGCCCGCCAAAGCGGTTTTTGTCGTCGTAGTTCTAAACTTAAGCCAGAAGCATTTATTGATACGCTTGTATTCAATAGCATTGATCACCAGATTAGCCTTCAGGATTGTTGCGATGACCTGATTAGGCAAAGCGGTAAGTCATTGAGCAAAGTCGGCTTGCATAAACGGTTTAACGAAAGTGGTGTTGAATTTATGAAGCTGGTTTTAGCCGAACAAATGGCTACCAGATTAGCTATCCGGAATCACGATACCTGGCAACCATTCGCGCGGGTACTGATTACCGACTCTTGTAAGTTCTGCCTGCCTGATGAATACAAAGAGAGTTATCCGGGTTATGGAGGAGCTGTTACCAATCCGCTAATGAACATACAATACTCCTTTGACCTCAAAAATGGAGATTGGGAGAACCTGGAGTTAACCAAGGCAACAAAAAATGATCAGAGTTATTCAAAGAGAACAGCATGCCGCATAGCTAAAGATGATCTACATATCCGGGACCTGGGTTATGTTACAATGGCTTATTTGAGAGGAGTTACAGAGCGGAAAGCCTTTTTTCTTAACAGACTGCAACCGAAATGGAAACCTGTTCATAAGGCAACAGGCAAAGTAATTGACTGGTCCTCACTTTATGAGCGCATGCGGACCAATAAACAGGCATGCTTTGAAACTGAAATTGTACTTGGCAAAGGTAAAAAAGCGCTTGAATGCCGCCTGATCGTAGTACCAGTCGCAGAGCAGACCTGGGCTGAACGGATAAGAAAAGCTCAAAAACAGGCAAAGAGCCGGGGGCGGGAACTTTCTGAAGAATACAAACAGCGATGCCGGTTCAGCGTATTTATTACCAATGTAGATCCGGCTATCTTTAATTCAAACGATGTGATTGAACTATATCGTCTCAGATGGCAAATTGAACTCATTTTTAAAAGTTGGAAATCGTTGTTAAACCTCCACAGGGTAAAGCCTGTAAAAAAAGAACGGTTTGAGTGCCTACTCCTTGCAAGGTTCATTTGGATATTGATCAACTGGAAAATATTCCGATGTCTCGACGATTCTATCCAAAAAGAAAATAGAGAATATGCCTGTTCTCATTGGAAGTTCTTTAAACAAGCCAGGTTATGGGCATATGCGTTAAGAATGGTGATGAACCATAACATAACGTTCGAAGCCTGGCTTGGGTTATTTATCTTCCCAATAATAAAAAGCCTGCTTATTGAACCGAAGAAAGGTAAAAAAGCAAGCTTCTGTATTGTCAATGATATCTTTAACCCCTTAAGTTAACGGCTATGGGCTCCAGCCGAGTGTCGATTATTTTCAGGCCTCCGGCCTGTGTGCGCCATATGTTGTTACGGCGGGCAGAGGCCGCTTGATAGTTGCCACTCTGCTGGAGCTGGGCGGCGGCGTTACTCAACATCAAATCCCATTCAAAATAGCAACCCAGTATCTTCAATAACTCGCACCATGTGATACTATTATCACACAAGTTTTTCTAAGCACGCCGCCAAAACAGGTGCACATTTGTAACTATTTAACCCTTTTTATGGCAATAATTTTTATTAAATATCTGATAATCAGTGTTTAAATATGGGTTGACATTTGTACCCCTATTTATCCACAACCGGGTTTTCGATTGCATATAATTTTACCATCGTTGTAATAAATATTAACCACGTCCTTATGCAAAAGCATTAGCGGGTATAAACCTAAAAACAACAATAAACCAATTAAACGTGCAGGATAACCATTGTACATAGCCTTAAAAAGGCAGAGCCGGGTAGCGGCGATGTATTGATCTTTTTACCGGTTTGCGCGCAAAACCGGTAAGGGTAGGTGGGGTAATATCCGGTCTGTAGTAATAGTATAAACTTAAAAATCACAATAAACCAATACAAACCAAATAATCAATTATGGGAAAATTTCTACGAATAGCCTTGCTGTTTTCCTTTGTGTTGATGTGCCTCCGGGGGACGGCGCAGAACCAGGGAACAGTGGTACAGGGTACAGTTTCAGACGAAAGAGGCGTTACCCTGCCCGGCGTTACAGTTGCCGTTAAGGATAGTAAAACAGCTGTAGTTACCGACATAGCCGGTAAATTTCGCCTAACCTTACCGGCTAACGCCAAAACGCTTGTTTTTACTTTTATAGGTGCCGAAAAACAGGAAGTAGCCATCGGTAACAAAACAACATTTACCATCACCCTAAAATCATCAACCACCGCGCTTGCCGATATTAATGTGGTGGCTATTGGTTATGGTTCGCAAAAGCGGCAGGATGTTAACGGTGCTATATCATCGGTAAAAGCTGCTGATATTGCCAATGTGCCGCAGGCCAGTATCGATCAGATGCTGCAGGGTCGTGTTTCGGGTGTAACCATTACTCAAAACTCGGGCGCGCCGGGCAGCCAGACCTCGGTGCATATCCGCGGGATTACTTCATTGTCCGGATCAAACGAGCCTTTGTATGTTATTGATGGGGTAGCTATCTCGGGCGATGCTTTGAACAGGAGCACCAGCGGTAGGTCGGTTGCTTTGGGTAATAATGATGAGGTGGGCGTTAGCCCGCTGTCGTTAATCAACCCGAGCGATATCGAATCTATCGATGTTTTAAAAGATGCTTCGGCTACTGCCATTTATGGTTCAAGGGCATCAAACGGTGTAATTATCGTTACCACCAAACGTGGTAAAAACGGAAGCGCCCGCATTGGTTACGATGGTTATTACGGCATACAAACCCAGGGCAAGTTTTTAAAAATGATGACCCTGCCGCAGTACGCCAAACTGCAAAACGAATTGGCCGATAACGTGCAGGTAACCCGTCGCCCCGATTTTGCCAACCCCGATCTGTTAGGTAACGGCACCAACTGGCAGGACGAAGTTTTCCGCACTGCGCCGATGCAAAGCCACCAGCTTTCCATCTCCGGAGGAAAAGAGGGTACAGACTACTATATCTCTAACGGATATTATAAACAGGATGGTACTATTTTGGGCAGCCGTTTTAAACGCTACTCTATCCGTTCAAATGTAAACTCGCAGGTTAAAAGCTTTTTAAAATATGGTATGTCTATCGGCGGTACCCGCAACGAGGAAGACCGCGGGCTGAGCGATAACAATGGTATTATTTACACCGCCTTGCTAAGCGCACCTGATATCGCTGTGCGTAACCCAGATGGTTCATTTGCCGGCGCTATCAGCACCGGGCCAAATGCCAACGGTTATGGCGGTACGCCAAACGCGGTGGCACAGGCTACCTTGCTTACCAATAACCTGGTAAGGAGCAATGTAAACGGTAGTATTTATGCCGATTTGCGTATCACCCGCGATATTACCTTCCGTTCGGAGATAAACGGCGGTTTCGATTGGTCGAAAGCTTTGCAGTTTAACCCGACCTTTAAATACGGCGATTACGAAAATAAAACAGCCAACCTAACCGAGTACTGGAGCAATTCGCACTATTGGACATGGAAAGAGGTGGCAACCTTCAATCGTACCATTGCCAAAAAACATGTGATCAATGCCACATTAGGTTATGAGCTGAACTACGCCATGTGGAACGGCATCACCAACTACGTACAGAATTTTTATAGCAACGATTTAAAAACCCTTAACCTGGGCGATGCCAAATCGGCCCGTGTGGATGAGTATTTGGGTAGCCAGGCTTTGCAATCGTTCATTTCACGTGTTAATTATACTTACAACAATCGTTATAGCTTAACTGCTACCTTCCGTTCCGATCAATCATCAAAATTTGTAACAGGCAAACAAACCGGTTACTTCCCATCGGCAGCCGTATCATGGCGCTTATCTGAAGAGCCTTTTATGGCAGGCATCAAATCTGTGGCCGACAATATCAAAATTAGGATAGGTTACGGACAGGTGGGTAACCAGGGTATCCCTAATTACCTGTACGGTTCGGCCCTGAAGCCATCAGTTACCGGTTTTGGTACAGGATTTTTGGTTGATAAAATTGCCAACCCTAACCTAACCTGGGAAACCGCTATCCAAAGCAATGCCGGTGTCGATTTTAGTTTGTTCGGCGGTCGCATCGATGCCACGTTTGATTACTTCGACAAAAAATCAGAGAAATTCCTGTTCCAGGCAGCTTTGCCGGCCTTTTTGGTGGGCGAGGGCGCGGCAGGCTCATACCTTGGTGGTGTTAACCCGCCATACATTAACGGCGGTAAGCTGAGCAACAAGGGTTTTGAGTTTACCATCAATAGCCATAATATCAATACCACTAATTTCAGGTGGAATACCACGCTTATCTTTTCGCACTATAAAAACAAAGTATTGTCGCTGGCTAACGGAACGCCGTTCATCTCGGGCAATATTACCAATGGTTTCTTAACCAGGGGCATTACCCGTACCGAGGTTGGCCATTCGGTAGGCGAGTTTTATGGTTATGTTACCGATGGTTTGTTCACTACAGAAGATGAGTTGCGCAACTCCAAACCGCAGTTTGGTAACGCTGTCGCCAAATCTGGCACATGGTATGGCGATATCCGTTATAAAGACCTGAACAACGATGGCGTTATCGATCAAAAAGATCAAACCTACCTGGGTAATCCTAACCCTAAGTTTACTTACGGCATCACCAATAGCTTCTCGTACAAATCAATCGACTTAAATATCTTCCTGAACGGCTCGTACGGTGCCAAAATCATGAACGCGCTTAACTATACCATTTCGGGCCTCTCGGGTTTGTATGTTAACCAGTTGGCTTCGGCGGCAAATTACTGGACACCGGCCAATCCAACTTCAAAAACACCTGCGCCAAGGGCTGGTTTGGATAACCCGAACCTGTTTACATCCGACAGGTTTTTAGAAAGCGGATCGTATCTGCGCATCCAGAATGTGGTACTGGGCTGGAACCTGCCATCGCAATGGCTGCATAAAGTTAAGCTAACCAGGCTTAAAGTTTACGCCAGCGGACAGAACCTGTACACCTTTACCAAATACAAAGGGCTCGACCCCGAAATAGGTTCCATGAATCAGAATGTGTTTTTAACCAATATTGATTTTGGCCGCTACCCATCGCCACGAACAATAACCTTTGGTTTGAATGCCGAATTTTAACTGATATAAAAGGAGAAGATCATTATGAAAAAATATATAAAACATTTAATGTGCTTTGCGGCGGTAAGTTTGGTTGCTACAACCGGCTGCAAAAAAGATTTCTTTAACCGCCCACCCGAAGATGCCATTACCGTTGATAATTTTTACCAAACCAACGATCAGGTAACGGCCAGTACCAACGCGCTGTACAATTCGCCATGGTTTAACTGGGTAAACAAATCAGGCTGGGCTATAACCGAGTTGGCAGGCGGCAATGCTCGTACCTATTCCGACGACGTGATCAGTCTGTTCAATTTTACGCTTACGGACATCAATCCCCGTATTGCCGATGCCTGGAACTCGTTGTTCACCGTTGTTGCGCAATCAAACGCTTTAATCAATAACCTGCCGGTTAAAGCTTCGGCCTCGGTAGATAAGGCGGTATTGAACAACGCCCTCGGCGAGGCACACCTTATGCGTGCCTTAGCATACTTCCACA
The sequence above is a segment of the Mucilaginibacter celer genome. Coding sequences within it:
- a CDS encoding SusC/RagA family TonB-linked outer membrane protein, whose product is MGKFLRIALLFSFVLMCLRGTAQNQGTVVQGTVSDERGVTLPGVTVAVKDSKTAVVTDIAGKFRLTLPANAKTLVFTFIGAEKQEVAIGNKTTFTITLKSSTTALADINVVAIGYGSQKRQDVNGAISSVKAADIANVPQASIDQMLQGRVSGVTITQNSGAPGSQTSVHIRGITSLSGSNEPLYVIDGVAISGDALNRSTSGRSVALGNNDEVGVSPLSLINPSDIESIDVLKDASATAIYGSRASNGVIIVTTKRGKNGSARIGYDGYYGIQTQGKFLKMMTLPQYAKLQNELADNVQVTRRPDFANPDLLGNGTNWQDEVFRTAPMQSHQLSISGGKEGTDYYISNGYYKQDGTILGSRFKRYSIRSNVNSQVKSFLKYGMSIGGTRNEEDRGLSDNNGIIYTALLSAPDIAVRNPDGSFAGAISTGPNANGYGGTPNAVAQATLLTNNLVRSNVNGSIYADLRITRDITFRSEINGGFDWSKALQFNPTFKYGDYENKTANLTEYWSNSHYWTWKEVATFNRTIAKKHVINATLGYELNYAMWNGITNYVQNFYSNDLKTLNLGDAKSARVDEYLGSQALQSFISRVNYTYNNRYSLTATFRSDQSSKFVTGKQTGYFPSAAVSWRLSEEPFMAGIKSVADNIKIRIGYGQVGNQGIPNYLYGSALKPSVTGFGTGFLVDKIANPNLTWETAIQSNAGVDFSLFGGRIDATFDYFDKKSEKFLFQAALPAFLVGEGAAGSYLGGVNPPYINGGKLSNKGFEFTINSHNINTTNFRWNTTLIFSHYKNKVLSLANGTPFISGNITNGFLTRGITRTEVGHSVGEFYGYVTDGLFTTEDELRNSKPQFGNAVAKSGTWYGDIRYKDLNNDGVIDQKDQTYLGNPNPKFTYGITNSFSYKSIDLNIFLNGSYGAKIMNALNYTISGLSGLYVNQLASAANYWTPANPTSKTPAPRAGLDNPNLFTSDRFLESGSYLRIQNVVLGWNLPSQWLHKVKLTRLKVYASGQNLYTFTKYKGLDPEIGSMNQNVFLTNIDFGRYPSPRTITFGLNAEF